From Oenococcus sicerae, the proteins below share one genomic window:
- a CDS encoding metal-sulfur cluster assembly factor codes for MNENTLVENTQQSLTNREFKAVISALEQAIDPEMGISVEDLGLIYSLQATTQDDDRQLRIIMALTILGCPLSAELQTIVEQAVLANSSFKKVFVQIDPRIDWDPKRMSRVAKMTLGIL; via the coding sequence TTGAATGAGAATACTTTAGTTGAAAATACACAACAATCTTTAACTAATCGTGAATTTAAGGCCGTTATTTCAGCCTTGGAACAGGCGATCGATCCGGAAATGGGTATCAGTGTCGAAGATCTAGGCCTGATCTATAGCCTGCAAGCGACTACACAAGATGATGACCGTCAGCTTCGCATTATCATGGCTTTGACCATACTCGGCTGCCCGCTATCTGCAGAATTGCAGACGATCGTTGAACAAGCCGTTTTAGCCAATAGCTCTTTTAAAAAAGTTTTCGTGCAGATCGATCCGAGAATCGATTGGGATCCAAAGCGAATGTCTCGTGTAGCAAAAATGACTTTAGGCATTCTTTAA